The Reinekea forsetii genome contains the following window.
TAGATCAGCGCGGTGCCGTCTGCGCGACTGGAAACCACATGGGAGTGCCATAATTTGTCATATAGGGTCTGTGCCATAAAGGACCTGCCTGAGTTGGGTTTAGCGACTATTTTGAGTGATCTGGACATTGTAAATAGACATTTAGATAATACAAATTTATTATTTTTATATAATCCATTCCAAATAGGAATACTTTATCGATATCCCCAGCTTAGAAGCTTTTCTGGCCGTTGCCGAACTCGGCTCATTTAGCCGCGCCGGCGAGCGCCTGTTTCTGACTCAGCCGGCCATCTCCAAACGCATCGCAAATTTGGAGAGCCAACTGGCGTGTCCGTTGTTTGATCGCATCGGGCGCGACGTCTACCTCACCGAGGCCGGAGAACTATTGCGCCTGCGCGCGCGCGCCGTCATCGACGAATTACGAGACATTCAAACCTCGGTAAGCCAACTCAATAATCGCGACATCCGCCAGCTGAGCATGGCCAGCAGTCACCATATAGGTTTGCACTATCTAGGGCCATTGCTCAAGGCCTTTGTCGATCAAAACCCGTTGGCTCAGCTGGACTTGCGCTTTATGGAATCTGAGCTGGCCATCGCCAGCCTGTTGAAGCGGGAGGTCGAATTGGTTTTTACCACCATTCCCAGCCCGCTCAACAATTTACTCGATGCCCAGGTGATTTGGCGCGACCAGCTAAAGTTTGTCGTCGCCCCTGACCACCCGTTAGCGCGTCGCCAAGGCACGGTGCGCCTCAATGAGCTGACCCAGACCACGGCCATTTTGCCGGACCCACAGACCACCACCTATCAAATTATCGAACAAACCTTTCAGCGTCACCATATTCCCCTCAAGCGGGTACTGAACGTCAACTATCTAGAAACCATCCGCGCCCTGGTCGCCAATGGCCTGGGTTGGAGCCTATTGCCGGCGACTATGATTGATGACAGCCTGGCGATCTTAAGCGTCGACAAGGTTGAATTGACGCGCAACCTGGGCATTATTTGGCACCGCCAACGCACCATCAGTCGCGCTGCGGAAGTCTTTATGACCTTGCTGGCACAAGCCACCGCAGCGCGCTAAAGCCAAGACCGGCGAGCAGGCCCCAGAGGTGTGCGCG
Protein-coding sequences here:
- a CDS encoding LysR family transcriptional regulator, whose amino-acid sequence is MPSLEAFLAVAELGSFSRAGERLFLTQPAISKRIANLESQLACPLFDRIGRDVYLTEAGELLRLRARAVIDELRDIQTSVSQLNNRDIRQLSMASSHHIGLHYLGPLLKAFVDQNPLAQLDLRFMESELAIASLLKREVELVFTTIPSPLNNLLDAQVIWRDQLKFVVAPDHPLARRQGTVRLNELTQTTAILPDPQTTTYQIIEQTFQRHHIPLKRVLNVNYLETIRALVANGLGWSLLPATMIDDSLAILSVDKVELTRNLGIIWHRQRTISRAAEVFMTLLAQATAAR